Part of the Benincasa hispida cultivar B227 chromosome 12, ASM972705v1, whole genome shotgun sequence genome is shown below.
AGTAAAAGTAAGCATTAGTTGTCTTCAGAATCTTCTTTCGCTTGGGAGAAACCCTGGCCGATGAGGAAGAATCTGTGCTTCCAAAACTGAGATCCGACTCTTTACCGCCATCTGCAATTGAATCCTAAGGGAAAGCTCGATAATTATCATATGAATGATGAGTTTCAAGGGGAAAGGAAAATTTgacaagaaaaatatttatgcgtaaacaataaacaaaggTTTTGTTAGTTAAATAAGCATATGTATTAGATGAAAATTCAGGATCAAGTGATGCATGCAGGTACTTACTGCCTGCTCCTCCATTTTGACAATGTTGTTAAGCAAATCCTTCAAAATGCTAATGAAAGGTGTTGCTCCAATACCAAGACCAACAAGTAATAGAACATCATAATTTCTGTAGTCCTGTGCAGGTGCACCATAAGGTCCATCTATTAAGAGCTTCGGCAAACTGCAATGCATTGCATGAGAAATGGATCCATTAAGAAGAGTATGCGACAGAGATAGCCAGAATTCGGAATGGAAGAGATTATAAGATAAACAAACCATTTCTTGGTCGTTTCATCAGCCCTGAGCAACCCACTCTTCCCAGCAACTGGTGGCTCACAAGCTTCAGCAAATACCCTTTTTAACTCTTGTGTCCAATCACCCAGCTGCCGTATGTGAACGCTCAGATAGTCATCCCCTGGAGCAGAAGTAATCGAAAATGGATGCCTGCATACAAAGATGATAGGCACCATTGCACGTTACGTATTATATAATGGAGGTATGGAACCATCACAAAAAGTGGACCTCTCAAAGCGCAACAAGTTTCAGTTTAGATTcttgaaaaatagtaaaaagctCGAGAAGAACTAAACAGTGCATAATGGATATGAATACtaaattagatataactatataGTCAGTCGTTCCATAAGTGTCATAACTCATAAAAACAGGCAATTGAGTTACAGTGAAGGTCATCCATTAATAATATACTGAAGGGAAATGCCAAAAACAATGCCAGCGCAAAGATGAAATTAACAGGAATTTTCTTTGCCAGATTATATTTCACAAGAGTAGTAATAGTATTTACCATTCAAATGGAGAGACAGCGGGGCATTGAACAAACATGTACTGTCCACTCTTATAACGGAACTGAGGAGGTTTAGACATTTGTAATGCAAGAACATTCCCCGGGTAAATAGCAACCTAGATATGCAGAAAAATGAAACGATTGGAAGGAAAGAATTCGAAGACTAGTCTTGACTAGTTAGACATGAAATCAGAGTGAAAGAGTTATGTGGCAGTGGCAGTAAGTATTAGCAGAACCTTGAGGAGTCGAACACTGTAGAAGCCTGAGCGGAAGAATCTAAGGGTTCTTTCCCCAGCATATAGTAAAACTGGGACTGCAAGATACATCCAAGTCTGCATGCAAAAAGCAACTCAGCAAAACATATCTAATCGGTGCAAATAAATTCCCTGTTCAAGCCGAATAGGCAAAGTCTTAGAAGGAAAGTATCATTCACACTTACCGTCTTACGGTACCATCTGTGTTCGAGATAGAGGAATATGCCATGAATGACGAGCAAGACGTAAACAATGACAAAGAGGTGGTGTGAATACCAGAAGGCATTGAAACCCGTCAGCCTATCAAACGGCTTGGGCAGCTTAATCAGGCTCCTCCTGAACCATCGAGTAGCTAGAGTGAATGCTACTGCCATCAAGATGACCATTAGAATACCAGTCACACCTTCCCATCCCTTAACCAAGTCTAAGTAGGTAGGCTTGTCTGGTCCGAAGTAACCCTTCACATAATTATAGTTTTCATCTGATGACTGTACGAGTCTTGGAAAATCACAGGCAAGGTGGTTCCCTACATGGAGAATGACACCAATTACAATAGCTGCGGCAATCGTCTGCAGGGCACGACATCGAATTTAGAATTCACATACTCGATATTCTATATTTCACGAACTCTGGCTCCTAAGACAAACTAAATTCAGGAcatccaaaatttaaatttagttaaataataatgcTTAATTAAAGAAATCCACGAGGTTGACCTCTATACAAAAAGTCTTCCTGAATAAAGCCAAGCAATCATTTGGAAATTTAGTGAGAAATCTGGTTAGTGTGTACCTTGTGAAAATTGATATTGTCGTCGAATGGTACAATATATCCCAGCCTGGTCGACCTTATCCAAGTGATGGTATTTCTACATACAGGCAGCAAAATGATAGCCATGTTGAACTTCAGGGTCTCAGCCGCACCCTTAGCCGTAAGGAGACAGTAGCCCATGACCTTGTAAGCTTGCTTATGCTTGTACTGGAAGAACTTCCACGTGAAAAGCCCAACCAATATCATGGCCCATAATGTCAGCACCCATATTCTCCTCCAATTCTCCTGcaaatagtagagaagtttcGTTCTTATCCTTGTTATGGGGCCTTTGTTCCTTAGTCCCTGTATGTTCTGGCTCAATGCTTGGCTGGTATAGCTGAGGGCTTGACTGTAGTTCAGATACGTGTCCTTTTGCAGCAAAAGGGTTTCCAATTGCCACAGCTGCACCACCGTGATCaccacaaaatttgaaaattcgtcaatatttaaatcatagaaTAATGGGCTATTTGAGATGACCTCAATCTAGAACAAACCCTGATGTTTTAATGTTTCAAAGTGACAACAATTTTTGCTCTTGCTCTGCGAACCATAGGGGTATCTTGGCACCAATTTTACAATATTGCAATATTATGCACTCACTTTCCTCAATCAGTTAATTGTTTACCTGTCAATCCCATGATGACTGACAAAATTCACTCTacaaaccaaaaataaaaatagtaatctTTGGGTACATTCTAGGCTACACCTATCTTTGTGCACTCCAATCTCataggaaaaaaaactaaaaatattttttttaaataaaaaagaacaacGAATTTATCGTGTGGTAAATTGTTGTTGGACAATTGGGTGGACTACACTATAAATTATGATGCACCTAAATATTCTTCAaataaaaatagtgaaattaGCCAACTTAAACATAACTTAATTGGTCAAGGTATATACCATTGACTAAGAAATAGGATCAAATCTCTAGCTCTGAACTCAAATAGTAATTAGATCTTTCAATGTGCACAAGTGATTTAGGCAACCAACTATGCATCCAATCTAATACATGTCAATAATCTCTGTTACAGACTGCTAAAGAATGTTAATCTTGACTAAAGAGATACAAAGAACCATATTGTTCAACAACCAAAAATACTCGCGGGCACGAGATGAGCAAATTTGTCAGCTAGAGATTGAGATTTGTATGCTATGTGCTTTGTCTATTTAACATGGCTAAAATGGTTTCCTTGTCTGGCGGGCACAAGAGTAGCACAGAAGACTTGGGTACTGTCTGAGAGTGCTTTTTGAGAAACAGTTGTGTTTAAGTAAGAATTATTTCAATTATGCAAGGAATATTGAGtatttattcttattatttgTCCCACTTATTTGTCCCACTTATTTGTTGTTTTGATAGGCATTTGAATATTCTTTTCAAATCAAAAGCAATTTTTAAATACAGaaccaataaacaaaagttcactATCCAAACACGTCTTGAgtgttgaaaaaataaaattctgtTTTAACAAGTCAACTATAGTTGTTTACAGCATCTTTGAACAGTCCGACATACACCAAGTCCATTACCAGGGACGGTggaaatatttctttcttttttcctttgagATAAATGGGAGTATTCCTTCGTTTTCAAAAAAATACTTCATCTGCTAATATTTTTGTAGAAAAACATATACTATATACATTCTTTAAAATATGGAGTACCTTTATGtgctttttatatatttttaaaggaaaatgcttttttcttttataaaaaaaatccaaactttaGTAGATAAGATACTAAATACTATTTAAAAAGTGGATGGTCCGATCTTCTACTCTcaattgttgaactaaaaaaaaaaatgtgttcaCTCACGATTACAACTACTAAGCAGTTAAGATACCTACACTATTTTCTTTAGTCAGAGGTTCAAATTTACATCTCACATTTGTTGTCCTCGAAAGATATAATtacttttaagaaaaaaacttttgtttaaaaaaaatatttttaagaaaatagaaattaaaataaaataaaattgtttcacGCATTTATACAAATTGCAAAAAAttactttgataattttaaaaatgttgaattatTTAAAGATATTTCTAATAGCATGTATCAAGTAGTTAATAGGTCAAATCATTAATACATCCATTAGTTTGGTTATTCATGCAATTCTTGACTCAAATTATTGATTATTTAACTAGGTAGTTTTAAATTCTCCTTTGAGATGTAGTAAGGtaatttatttcttaaattattataataattcaattttgtCAAGTAAAATCCAATGATTGTTGAATTACTGTCCATGTTTATTGAATATAGTACTTCAACAATATAATgtataaaagaaacaataattaaaaaaaacgcaaaaaagaaagaaaaataaagtccATTGTAATTTCTTATATATAAATCTAGAATACCAACATACTGGCAAAAAAAACGTCACAAGTCAAAAGGATGTGGCATCTCAAACCAACAACCATAATTATCTTTGGCATTTTTGGGTGGAAAAATGTCAAAGGTATTACAagacaatatttttattaagaaaactACTTTGCAAAACCAGTCTtcctaaataatttttttttcttccgaAAGAAAAAGACATGTCTTTGTTATATTCTATATTAGATGTCTATATGCAATGATTAAAGATATTTCCAAACgcatatgagtttttttttttttattcttaattttttggAATAAACTTTTATACTAATTATATGTAATAGAAAAATCacggtttaaaaaaaatatagagatttaaactcaatttaattaatttagttcgTCCCATCATGTTTTCTAATCGTTTGGCATGTAAGTCAAATGAAAGAAAGGAACGCAGGGAAATCgcttagttaaaattaaaatatgtagaGAAGAGGGAAACCGACCTCAATATAGCCAAGCCTTTCAGGATCCAATTCCTCCATGATGAGGGCCGCATATTCCTCTGCCTGTTCCTTTAACCTCGATAGCTTGTTTGCAGAGGCACTCAGCATAATAatctaaaagaaataaattaatgtATATATCTATGGGGGGCAGGGGGGAATTAGCTAACACGAAAAACTTAAAGTAAATAGTAATTACATGATATTAATTGTGACCAAAAAGTGCCCACCAATCccatttaaaaattttgaaatattgttTTGGGtcatcatttataaaataattctcTATTTGATTTcgttaattcttttttaatatgTAATAGGATGATTTATAATAAGTTGGatgaatatgaaaattaaaatagataatGATTTGCTATCAGGGAGTCGCAACACATTAGAAATAGCAATAACTAACTAATAACttctatcttaaaaaaaaaaaaaaaaaaaaaaaaaaaaaaaaaaaaaaaaaaaaaaaaaaaaaatctaagaactTCTATAATCATGCTTGAGAGTAGGAAACGTAGGAATTGGAACAAAATAAAGCATGTATCCAACAAGAACAATACTTCACTATACTATTGCAATTTGGAGTggttaattttggaaatttcagACTTAAGATTACCAAATCCCTCCTACCATTGATATTATTATAACGAAAATGACACTCTGTTGGCCAAACCAAAAGAGTTAAGCTAATGCAAATAATATGAAgtccatttttcttttccttccaaTCAGGGAAAGAAAGTCAGCCATctcctttttaaaaaagaaaatagaatcaTTATCACGATAGGAATCTTGACGTGGAGCAGGCCAATTAGTCTAAATAGATTaggttaataaaatttaatttaatcgcATCATTTTGATTATGCTAAATCCATGCAATTTTTATATACACACGGTAGATGACAAAAATAGAGGCAAAAACCTTTTTCACCCCACTAAATCAATATATTAAAGTATAAACCTTATTTTGGCAAGTGAACTTTTAAACATATTCGTTTAATCTCTACATTTCTCAATCATATATCTTTGTctgttaattttaaaatatcttactttaaagaataaatgactcaaaataatttattttacaagtttaattcCTATACTCCcgtattaataaattaatataaaatataaaatagattCTATAAACTAAACAATATAAAATAGGTCATTGAACCAAATTTGTGTCCGAATAAATCTCTAATATATTtgaagattttaaaattaacaaatgattgaaatatttgtgaattttaaaaattatatacgGCGCCCAAATTTAAAAACTCAACACAACACAAGATCAaaggtttaaatattttaaataactatTAGACACggattgaaatatatatatatatatgaaaattttcgaaaataaaaaaataaggaaaattatttacgcaacaaatttttaatcttctttCATAGAAGTTGATAAAGGCGAATAGAAGTgtatcaaattttataataaaaattttatgatagaaattaatagaagtctaccactaaaaaaatttatcagcgtctatcattatTCTCGGTGAAATTTTTCATATGTATAAAAGtcagaaaataaaataaatatcagCAGAGTTAAAGTACAAGTAAATTTACCTCTTTCACTTCTTCTTCGGTAATTCGGCCGTCATCGTTTTTGTCGACCCTGTTCACAAAATTGATATCGGTAAAAACGAATATTGAAAAAGTGGCATCTACGAAAAGACAGGAGTCTGTTTCATTTCTTGGTGGTGACGGTGTCGTTTTGGATTCTTGCTTTTCGGCTTACAGAAATATAATTTCCATTAACTTGAGATTGAAGTAAAGAGAGATGGATAATAATGATTGTACATGTCGAAGAAGATCTGCAGTCGCGAATCGAAACTTTGATCCGTGATTTGTGACCAGAACTCGAACAGTTCTTCTTTACTAATTTTTTCGACCTTCAATCTTCGTCTTCGACTCAAAGCATCGAACAGTTCCAGAGCAAACTCCTTTGAATCTTTCATTCCTAGCAAACGGAAAGGAAATTAAGAATTTAATGACCTCAAATTTTCCGAGCAAAGAAAATTTTACGGAGTGAGAGAATGAAGAAAGAGTTTCAGATTAGGTAATTAATGAACGAACCTATGCATTGTGCGAAATCGGAGCGGTAGAGGAATCCATCCTTGGCGAGCCTATCAAAGTTGCTCTGGATTTCATTCCAGGCATCGACGCCATTGCTCTTACTGCTAATGAATCTCAAGCCGCGAAGTGCTTTATGCGCACCGGAACGAGTGCGATCAAGCTGAGCTTGTCGCTTCCTCAGAGCTCGAGCGGCTAACGCCGAGTCGAATCCATTTCCAGCACCAGTAGAAGTAGAATGCCCATGGCTCCAGGAAAACCACTTCAACTCGGCCTTCAACTCCTGCGAGAACTGCCTCGCCTTAGCAACCGCTTCCGCTTTCAATTCCTGCGAAAATTGACGCAACAGATTTGACGAGCTTCGTTTAAACGTCGGCGATCTCGAGATGGAAGCAGATTTCGGAGTTTCAGATCCAACAGAGACGGCGTTATCGATGTTAATAACCGTAGCCGGCTCAACGCTTCGCAGGATGATTCTATCATCATCCTGTAGATCAAGCGTAACCTCAACAAACTCCTCCGCCGCACTCGATTCGGTTCCTGGAGACGATACCTCGCTCATCATCTTCGCATTTCCAGGAACCGAATCCGACGCCCACCGCCGTTCGTGCTTTGAAGCCCCTCTCATTGATCCAAAACTATTATTCCAACAActtcacataaaaaaaaagaaaccaaaacAACCACAAGCATCGGCAGTTAGGACTGATGTCCGCCGCTGCAGAAGGTGAAATTctgaaaagaaatcaaaatgcaaatgagagttgagagaattaaagaaGCAAAATCACAGAGCAAGTCGGAATCTCGCAGCAGGAAATGGACAGAGATAAGGACTGCAAAGCCCAGGGTGGCCCAAGGGATTGAATTCAGAGCATATTGGTATTTGGCGATGGTGGTAGCAGAAGAAGGAAACAAAAGTAGAAAGAAGTTTTTGTGATGGTTGTTGATGAGTGAGTTGTGGATTTCTTTGCTTTCGATTGGGGAAGGTATTTTGTGGCAGAACGCGGTTATGGACTTTGGGGGTTCGAGAAAAGGCAAAGTGGTGGAGCCGGGGGAAAAAGAAGAGGACGAAGTGAAGAAACGagaatggaaatggaaatggaaaagggaaagggaatgtgcatttatatataatatatatatttgtgagtttggaggaggagaCAACGATGCGAGAGTGGGACCGTCAGCTAAGGGTCAGGTTTCGGGCTCGACGGCAGAGATTGTTCATATTCGAGTCAACTCGTAAATGTATTTCGGTTTCTTCTCTAAGGTGTTTGTACTTTGGATTGGATTCCGATAGAGTATTTTTTagatcaatttaattatttcgaatataatttttttcaattcaaataGCATCTAAAAGTTAATTATAATGGATATAAGAGTATTTATAGGATAATAATCaagtatataataatattttttaaaaattacaaatatagtaaattcTATCTCTAGATTAGACTTCTTCTagtaatatggtctatcactaataaactatctaaattttatcatttttgtaattttttaacattattttattactcttaatactttgggtctcattgttatatttgcaacttttcctattaaaaaatgaatacatCCCAACTCAAACATTAAATATTAGGTTGGGTTAGTTCGAGTTAATCggataatttatttaaatttttgttctaaaaagaagtaaaatgttaatacgGATAAAAATTGAgtcaattattttcatatattgaattagaattaacaacttaatttcaatttatatcttGAATTTTTGCTTTCCAAAGTGCAAACTATTTTTAGGAGttgttaaataataaatactctaaaaaataatgaaattcaataaaactaatataaatttatgtatatataatttagttGAACTTATGAATCAACCTAACTCACAAAAttgaacccaacctaacccaaactgcatcaattgagttgagttgattgGTTTTTTCGAATGATCGAGTTTTTTTAATACCCCTATTGTCCAtgctcactttttttttaattattattattatttatttgattttaatcaaaattaactttgaCAAATTAAATCTAAGATGTGTTATAATACAGTGACTAGCACTGAACaaacttaaaatataaaattaaccaatgaaaattttaaccattttttacGATATGTGGGTATTAGATTCAACTTTAGATTCAAATTTGGTAGTACAAATTTATGTTAGTTAAGTGATGCTCATGCTGGCTTTTTTATTCTCGTAGTCTttgaaattcatataaataatcaTTTAGATAATTCATGACAATTTAATCTTGATATAtaacaatttctttttataCTTTCACATTTGaattagcttttacattcatattgccaaattttaataagttttaggttaaaatatcattttggttcaTATATTTTGAGATATGTTCAATTTTAgtatttatactttcaaatgttctattttagtttttgtattttcagatgttcaattttaatccatgtattttcaataaattttaaatttaatctaattgATTGTTGActttttcaaaaactttttcttaACTATTAACATTTTTGCTATAAATGCTGAAAACATATTTACACACCGTACATTTTTGCTATAAAGGCTGAAAACATATTTACACACTGTACTTCATTACacgaaaaatattataaagcaGATCTCACGTCTAacaaaaaagagaggaaaaaaaaggtttgaAACAAGTTATGACAAACATTTTAAACCACCTAGAATCGtaaataacaaattaatattGGGTGAATAGCGAAGTATAGTTATggtgttttttattattattatttgacaaTGAAGTAtcattatagatttttttttttttttttttttaagaattgaaGTATAGTTATAGTTGAACTAAAGACAACGTTgcaattaataatttaaattatgaaaccttattttattaaaaaaaaatgttaaaaatttaattgatatttgaattatataattatatatttaggctatttttaaatataaaaaatgaattaaaatatttataaaatatagcaaaattttataactatcaatgatagaaactgatagatactgatagacttttatccaTGTttatctatcagtgtctatcagtgacattgatagacactaatagaagtttatcaatgtctatagttatcattgataattctaaaattttgcatatcttgtaaatatttttaacagttttactgattgaaataatttttctatatatttttaggTAGATTGtttctttgaaaataaatttattgttttatccAAAATTAACTTATCAATTGAAGTCATGCTCCGCACCTATTTTCGACCTAGAATTATTGACAAAATTAACTTGACACAAAATACCTGTTGTTTTTAGGGCTAGGCACCAACTaccaaattaaaatatcaacaaATGGAAAATTGAGCTTTCATAAAAgccaataaaattatttaaaagatgTATGATAGGAGAATAGTTATAGCGTGTTTAAAATAactgaaaaaaatattaatctctaaacaaaatttatttttctataggCATTTTTAAAGGatgtttcaaatatatatatatatatatatatatatatatataggcatttttaaaggaaattaataatttaaagtaGGTTTTTGTAATATAGTTTATTGAATGATATCATATAATCAAAAGTgtcttaaaataaataaataaataatgcttaaaaacatttgaattaatttaaaagttatttttgaagAATTTTAAGTGATTAACTAAAAAGTCTAAGAaaagaaacatatttttaattaatataaccaCTTATGAATGTAATGCAACTAAAACAATTTActatttaaagttttttttaaaaaaaaaatgtaaaatatagagcatctttatttaaaatattattttaagtacttaaattattttccaaacaAATTCTTCTACGGTATcgtttgaattcaaaattttaacaaaattatttgaaaaaagaataataaatagaaatgtttaaaatggttaaaCATGAACTTGTAATCTtcgttttgtttaaattttcagtCCTCATATttgttattctaaaaagaataaaatgtattaaataagacaattattttaaatagcaaaactgttgaaaatatttttaaatatgataaaatgTACTATTTATTATGGTAAACAAGGATAT
Proteins encoded:
- the LOC120067045 gene encoding respiratory burst oxidase homolog protein A-like, with the translated sequence MRGASKHERRWASDSVPGNAKMMSEVSSPGTESSAAEEFVEVTLDLQDDDRIILRSVEPATVINIDNAVSVGSETPKSASISRSPTFKRSSSNLLRQFSQELKAEAVAKARQFSQELKAELKWFSWSHGHSTSTGAGNGFDSALAARALRKRQAQLDRTRSGAHKALRGLRFISSKSNGVDAWNEIQSNFDRLAKDGFLYRSDFAQCIGMKDSKEFALELFDALSRRRRLKVEKISKEELFEFWSQITDQSFDSRLQIFFDMVDKNDDGRITEEEVKEIIMLSASANKLSRLKEQAEEYAALIMEELDPERLGYIELWQLETLLLQKDTYLNYSQALSYTSQALSQNIQGLRNKGPITRIRTKLLYYLQENWRRIWVLTLWAMILVGLFTWKFFQYKHKQAYKVMGYCLLTAKGAAETLKFNMAIILLPVCRNTITWIRSTRLGYIVPFDDNINFHKTIAAAIVIGVILHVGNHLACDFPRLVQSSDENYNYVKGYFGPDKPTYLDLVKGWEGVTGILMVILMAVAFTLATRWFRRSLIKLPKPFDRLTGFNAFWYSHHLFVIVYVLLVIHGIFLYLEHRWYRKTTWMYLAVPVLLYAGERTLRFFRSGFYSVRLLKVAIYPGNVLALQMSKPPQFRYKSGQYMFVQCPAVSPFEWHPFSITSAPGDDYLSVHIRQLGDWTQELKRVFAEACEPPVAGKSGLLRADETTKKCLPKLLIDGPYGAPAQDYRNYDVLLLVGLGIGATPFISILKDLLNNIVKMEEQADSIADGGKESDLSFGSTDSSSSARVSPKRKKILKTTNAYFYWVTREQGSFDWFKGVMNEIAEIDQRGVIEMHNYLTSVYEEGDARSALITMVQALNHAKNGMDIVSGTRVRTHFARPNWKKVFSRICSKHCNAKIGVFYCGAPILAKELSNLCYEFNQKGPTKFDFHKEHF